AAAAACATATACGACATATCATACCGTGCATACTCCATCAGGCTCAATGTATCGGCATGATCATTTTCCTCTTCCGAACAAAAACCCGCGATCACGTCGCTCGAAATACCGCAATCCGGTATGAGCTCGCGGATCCGGTCCACCTTGGCCATATACCATTCTCGTGTATACGTCCGGTTCATCATCTGCAACACCCGCGTGCTCCCGCTTTGCAGCGGCAGGTGGATGTACTTGCAGATGTTTTCGTGCCGCGCCATCGCGTGCAGCACCGCATCGGTGATGTCTTTGGGGTGTGACGTACTAAAGCGTACGCGCAGGTCCGGGCTGATCGAGGCGACCGCTTCCAGCAGGTCCGCGAACGTGGTGACCGCGGCCGGCGTTATCGTGGCTGGCGCTACCGCGGCCCCCGGTGCACCCGCGGCCCCCGGCGCACCCGCGGCCCCCGGCGCACCCGCGGCCCCCGGTGCACCCGCGGCCCCCGGCGCACCCGCGGCCCCCGGCGCACCCGCGGCCCCCGGCACACCCGCGGCGCCCGGCGCCTGATCGGCGACCCAGTAGTACGAATCCACATTCTGCCCCAGCAACGTCACCTCCTTATACCCCCGCGAATACAGGTCCCTGCACTCGGCGACGATAGACGCCACGTCCCTGCTGCGTTCCCGCCCGCGGGTAAAAGGAACCACGCAGAAAGAGCACATATTGTTGCAGCCCCGCATGATGCTCACGAAAGCCGTCACCCCGTTCGAATCCAGCCGCACCGGCGAAATGTCCGCGTACGTCTCTTCACGGCTCAGCAATACGTTCACCGCCTTCTGCCCCGTCTCTGCTTCTTCGATCAGCCCCGGCAGCGAGCGATACGCATCCGGTCCCACGACCAGGTCCACCAGGTGTTCCTCTTCCAACAGCTTTGCCTTCAGGCGCTCTGCCATACAACCAAGGACGCCGATCAGCAACCCCGGTTTCTGGTCCTTCGCCTTCCGGAATTCCGTAAGCCGTTTGCGCACCGTCTGCTCCGCTTTTTCCCGTATCGAACACGTGTTCAGAAGGACAAGGTCTGCTTCCGCCGCATTCCGCGTCGCGCCAAACCCCTGTTCCTGTAAGATAGACGCTACGATTTCGCTGTCGCTGAAATTCATCTGGCATCCATAGCTTTCTATGTAGAATTTTTTTGCGTAGGCATTCGGATCTCCTTCAAAAGGCGCAAACGCTTCCCCTTGTCTGCTTTCGTCGTGCGTCTTGTCCATCAATACTTCATGCATGGTTGCAAAACTAACGAAAAATCCGGTACCAATGACAGTTTGTCAGGACGTACAACCCTGGGCATCCTGGGGAACTTCTCCCCATCCCTTTTCCCGTCGCCGTTTCCCGAAATGCTGATAAACAACGAGTTACGCCACCCTCCGCCGCCTGGCTTCCTTATTGTTAAAATTTTATTGAAAAACACCTTATTCGATTCCATGAAACTCAGGCAACCAAAGTTCCCCTGGGTGTTGGGCCTATTCTTGTTCCTACAGGCACACCCCACGGCGGCGCAAAGCACGGCGCCCGTCACCGCCCCCAGCGCGGCGCCCGTCACCGCCCCCAGCGCGGCACCCGCCGTCGCCCCAAGCGCGGCACCCGCCGCCGCCCCCAGCGCGGCACCCGCCATCGCCCCCAGCGCGGCACCCGCCGCCGCCCCAAGCGCGAGGACGTCCGACACGCTCCCCCCCGCGAAGGACACCACGAAGCTCCCCGGCAGCGATTCCGTAAAGACCGTAGTCGCCGACACGACGCCCGCGAAACCAGCGGCTCACGCCGTGGCACCGCCCGCACGAGCGGCGGCTGGCGCCGCCGCGGACACCCTTCCGAAAAAGCCCTCCTTTAAGGGCCCGGAGATCAACGGCATCGTCTCCGGCCCCAACGATTATCCCCTGGATTCCGCCAATGTCACTACGGCAGGGGGATTGGCGATTCGCGCCGCGGCAGACGGGTCGTTTAAAGCCCCGTTTGTAAAGGGCTCGTTCCTGCTGGTGTCCAGGCGGGGTTATGAAACGGTAAAGGTGGTCATGACCGCACCGGGCGCGATCCTTATGGTCAAGCTTGCCAAAAGCGCGACGAAGGAAATCCAGGAGGTGACGGTCACCGCCCTGGGGATCTCGCAAAAAAGCCGGGCCGTGGGCTACTCGATCCAGGAGGTGGGCGGCCAGGAGGTGGCGGTGGCCAAGGAGACAAACTTTGTAGACGCCCTTCAGGGAAAGTTGGCGGGGGTAAACATCAATGCGAACAACGGGTCGATGGGGGGCTCTACGAAGGTGACGATCCGGGGGAACAAGTCGATTACCCAGACCAACGACGCTATCTACGTAGTGGACGGGGTCTTTATGAACAACGAGAACGTTAACAGCGTTGGCCAGCAGATCGGGGGTGGTGGATACGACTACGGGAGCCCCATCCAGGACATCAACCCGGACGACATACAGGAGATTTCGGTGCTGAAGGGCGCGGCGGCCTCGGCCTTGTACGGGAGCCGCGGGCAAAACGGGGTCATCCTGGTCACGACCAAAAAAGGCGCGCCGGGGCGGAAGTTCGGGGTGGACTATTCGCTCAACGTGGAGGCGCAACAGGTGTACGTGCTGCCGAAATTCCAAAACGAATACGGGGCGGGGATCGGGAACTCATTCGACACGCTTTGGTACAACCAGAACCCGCAGTACTTCAAAAGTCCGACAAGCCCTGCCTATAGCGATCCTGTCCGGGGTGGGTATGACCTGATGCCGCAGTATTCGGTGGATGAGTCCTGGGGGCCGAAGCTAAACGGGCAGTTGATCCGGGCGTATTATTCGTTTGACCAGGACAAGGGGAATCCCTTTTTTGACCAGCTCACGCCCTGGTCTCCGCAACCCAACAACGTCAAGGACTTTTTCAATACGGGGGTAACGGTGAACAACAGCATTGCCTTTGGGGGCTCGGACGATAAAGCGACGTACCGGTTTTCGTATGGGAACATGGCGCAGAAGTTTATCCTGCCGAATTCAAACCAAGTCCGGAACAACCTTTCGATCAATGCTTCCTATAAGGTCAACCCCTGGCTGACGAGCGTGGTCGCGGCGAACTATGTCTCGAACAACGCCACGGGACGGCCGGGGACGGGGTTTACCGGGGCGAACCCCATGCTGAATTTTGTGGAGTACGGACAGCGGCAGTTGGAGGACGCGAAGCTGCGGTATTACAAGTTCCCGGACGGGACGCAGTTGAGCTGGAACCGGACGAGCTTTAGCAACCCGGCGCCGGCATTTGACGACAACATTTACTGGATCAGGTATATGGAGCCCGAAACGGACAGCCGGAACCGGTTGTTCGGGCAGGCGGGTTTTGACCTGAAACCCGTGTCCTGGCTGACGATACAGGCACGGATCTTTATGGATATGTACCATATCCTACAGGAGGAGCGGACGGCGAAAGATTATTTCGCCGGGAGCTATACGCGCACGGACCGGCAGTTTCAGGAGCTGGACTACCAGTTGCTGGCGACCGCCCGGAAAAACCTGGACAAAAACTGGGACCTGAATGTAACGGCGGGGGGTAACGTCGAACAGCAAAACGACCAGTACAATACCGGGGCGATCCCGATTTCCGAAGGGCTGATCATCCCGGGGCTGTACACGCTTTCCAACGCCAACGGACCGGTCATCTATAGCGGGGACATTGTCCGTAAACAAATCAATTCGGTTTTTGCCACGGGTACGTTGGGGTACCGGGACCTGCTTTTCCTGGACGTCACGGGGCGGAACGACTGGACGAGCGCGCTGGCGCCGGGGCACAATGCCTATTTCTATCCCTCGGCGGCGCTGGCCTTTGTGTTCTCGGACCTGCTCAAGGCGCGGTGGTTGTCCTTTGGAAAGCTGCGCACAAGCTGGGCCCAGATCGGGAACGACATTACGCCGTATAGCATTTACGATACCTATAGTGCGCCGGGGCTTTTTGGAACGGAACCCACCATGGCCACCAACCCCGTCAAAAACAACCCCAACCTGAAGCCGGAACGCAGCACCGAATACGAGGAAGGGTTGGAAGCGCGGTTCTTTCGCGACCGTATCGGGCTGGACTTTACCTGGTATGACCGCACGACCCGGGACCTCATCATCCCCATGCAGATCACGCCCACGACCGGGTACACGAACGTGTATGTCAATGCCGGGGCGGTGCGCAACCGGGGCATCGAGGTGGAATTGTCGGGCCGCCCGCTGGACCTCAAGCGTTTTTCGTGGGACATCGGGATCAACTTCGCGAGAAACAGCAACAAGGTCACGCAACTGACGGTCCCCAACAACCCGTCGCAAAACGAGATCGTCATTGCGACCGAACGGCGGCTGCACTCGGTCTCGGACGCGGCCATCAAGGGGCAGTCGTTGTTTGCGCTTACGGGTACGGACTATACCTACCTGAACGGGCAAAAGGTCGTCGACTCGACGGGGTTGTACGTCCCCTCCGCACCGGGTCAGGTGATCGGGCATACGGCGCCTGATTTTACCGGGGGTGTCACCAATACCCTCCGGTGGGGTAACCTGAGTTTAAGCGTGCTGGTGGACTTTCAGCATGGCGGCAACTTTTTTTCCTACACTAATTTATATGGGGAATACTCAGGCACGCTGGCGGTGACGGCGGCAAATGGGATCAGGGAAAACGGGATCGTGGCCCAGGGGGTTTACAAAGACGGATCGCCCAATACCACGAACATCCCGGCTATGACGTATTTCGACGCGGACCAGGGAAAGCGTGTCAACAAGGCGAATGTATATGACGCGTCCTATGTCTACCTGCGGGAGGTTCGACTGGGGTATAGCCTGCCGGCCAAATGGGCCGAACGGCTCAAGGCGGACGCCTTGCGGTTGTCGCTTTACGGGCGGAACCTGTGGCTGATCCATTCCAACGCGCCTAATGTCGATCCATCGAACATCGTGAATTCAGACAGTAATGTCCAGGGACTGGAGGGGGGCGCCTTGCCCTCCGTGCGGACTTTTGGGCTCAACCTCACAGCAAGCTTCTAACGACTATGAAATACTTACTTATAATGACGCTTCTTCTCGCCTCCTGTACAAAAACCCTGGAGAGCGTCAACCACGACACCACGCTCCCCAATACCGCTCCGGTGGAATACCTCCTCACCGGCGCGGAAGTCTCCTCGATGGGGGACGTCTATGACGCGGCGGCGGCCGTCAACGGCTATGTAGGCATGGAGTATGCACAATACTGGGCGGGCACGCAGTCCGAGGCGTCAAGCCGCTACCAATTGGACGAAGGCGCGAACAACACGCTTTGGAGCCTGTATAGCGGGCCCCTGATCAACCTGAACCAGATCATCGCGGTCAACCGGGCGCAGGCCGGGGGACCGAACCCCAACCAGGTGGCGATTGCCATGATCCTGAAGGCGTGGATGTACGAACTCCTGACGGATGTATATGGAAACATCCCCTATTCCCAGGCCCAGCAGGGGGTGGCGAACCTGACCCCCGCTTATGACGACAGCAGGACCATTTATACCGGTCTTGTCGCCCAACTGGATTCGGCGGTGGCTATGATGGATTCCACCAAAGAAGGGTATAAAAGTGGGGAGTTGTTCTACAACGGCAACCTGACGCAATGGAAAAGGCTTGCCGGGTCGCTAAAGCTGCGCATGGGGATCCGGATGGCCGACGCCGATCCCGCGACCGCCAAAACCCTGGTCTTATCGGCCGTGGCTGCAGGGGTCATGCAGAGCGGGGGGACGTGGACAAGCCCGGGGACCGCGGACGACGCCTTGTTCCCCTACGAGGTCACCGCGCCCTACCAGAATCCCTTTAACGCCGCCCTCCGGGCCCTCAACCAGTTTGTGGTCAGTTCCACGCTGGTCAACTTAATGGACTCCCTCCAGGATCCCCGTCTTCCGAAATACATGGCCTATCCGGACGGGGGCGGGTCCTTCAAGGGCAAGCCGTATGGGCTCAATATGTTTGGGGATGACTTCAATGTGTATTCTTTTCCGGACAGTTTTCCGCCCCGGGGGGTCTATAGCCCCACCTTCCCCGGCATCCTGATGACCTATAGCGAGGTCCAGTTCGACCTCGCCGAGGCCGCGGCCCGGGGATACGGTCTGCCCCTGGACGCCGCCACCTATTACGCCGCCGGGATCAAGGCCAGCATGACGTTTTGGGGCGTGACGTCCGACAGCGCCGTCAATGCCTACCTGGCGCGGGTTCCCTACAACGCCGACGACTGGAGGGACTGTATCGGTTCACAAAAGTGGCTGGCCCTGTACCAGGACGGGTTGCAAAGCTGGTTTGAACGGACCCGGCTGGATTTCCGCCAGCCCGGTGGACAAGCCCTGTTTATCGCTCCCGTAGCCGGTTCCCTCGACCCCACCGTGTCGGTCGTCCCCTACCGCCTGACCTATCCCGTGTCCGAAGCCAGCACCAATGCCGCCAACTACCAAAAGGCCGCCGCGGCCATCGGGGGAGACACCAAAGGCACCAAGCTGTGGTGGAACAAATTCAACTAGATTTGTTCCATGAAAAAGCTTGGGCAAACAACCTTGGAAGTATCGCCCCTAATGCTGGGCGGCAACGTATTTGGCTGGACGGCCGATGAGAAAACTTCTTTTGCGATCCTCGATGCCTTTGTGGATGCGGGCTATAATTTCGTGGACACCGCCGATATCTATTCCCACTGGGCGCCGGGTCATACCGGGGGCGAGTCGGAAACGGTGATCGGCAAGTGGTTCCGTGCGAGCGGCAAGCGGTCAAAGGTCGTGATCGCTACCAAGGTCGGTGGGCCCATGGGGAAAGACGACTCCAAAAAAGGTCTAAAAAAGGACTATATCCTCCGCGAAGTCGAAGACTCCCTTCGCCGCCTCCAGACCGATCACATCGACCTTTACCAGTCCCACTTCGACGACACGACCCTGCCGGTCGAGGAACCCCTGGAAGCCTATGCGGCCCTGGTCAAGGCCGGCAAAGTGCGCTTTATCGGGGCGTCCAACTTTACCCCCGCGCGGTTGCGCGCCGCGCTGGCTGTCGAAGGCCTGCCCCACTACGCGAGTCTCCAGCCGTTGTACAACCTGATGGAGCGCGAGGCGTTTGAAAAGGAACTGGAGCCTATCTGCGCGGAGCATGGCCTGGGTGTGGTCCCTTATTATTCGCTCGCGGCCGGTTTCCTCACCGGCAAATACAGGACCGAAGCCGACCTTGGCAAGTCAACCCGGGGTGGGGGGGTGAAGAAATACCTTACGCCCAAGGGCCTGGGGGTATTAAAAGCGCTTGACGAAGTCAGCGCGCGCCACCAGACTGACCTCGCTTCGGTGGCCCTGGCCTGGCTTATGGCGCGGCCGACGGTTACGGCGCCCATTGCCAGTGCCACCAGCGTGGCGCAACTGCAAAGCCTGTTCAAAGGCGCGCAACTGGAACTGAACAGCCAGGACATCGTACAGTTAGACCTGGCCAGCGCCTGGAAATTACCGGTGGCCAACGGGTAGATTTTGTATCTTGATGGAGCCGTGAAACGCTTCGTCCGGATCGCTCTCGTCTGCTGCCTGCTTGCCAACCGGGCAATCGCGCAACCCTTGGCCGTCGTCAGACGCCTGGGCTTCGCTGACGGTCTTGCTGACCACGCCGCGCGGCACATTCTGCAAGACAAGTTTGGCTTTATCTGGATCGCTACCGATAACGGTCTACAGCAGTTCGATGGGTATCGCTTCACGACCTACCACCACATACCCGGTGACAGCACCACCATTCCATCCGACCAGGTGACCAAAGTCTGGGCTTTGTCGGATGGCATGTTGCTGCTGGCGACCGCCTTCCAGGGGTTTTGTCTGTTCAATCCCTTTACGGGCAAGGTGATCCCCATGCGTAAAGATCCGTTGCTGGCCAAAGTCGACTATGCCTTCGGGGCGGCAGAAGACGGGCAAGGGAATCTCTGGTTGACGGGTCAAGGCGCTTTACTATCCTATCGCTTGTCCGACGGGCGCTGCCGGTCCTTCGATACGCTGTTGAAAGGCAGGCTCGACCATTTTGTGGGGGATCTTTTTTTCGATGCAAAAGGGAGGCTTTGGATCAGTGGCGCCGCGGATGGTGTTTTTGTCCTGGATCCGGAGCGGGGGCAGCTTTTTGGATACGGACACAACCCCGATCACCTGGCCCTTCTGGATCAGCGGCTGTCGCTCGTGGCCTTTTACATGGACCGGGAACAAAGGCTTTGGGTGGCGCAGGATGGGGGGCGTCTTTTGTGTTACGATATCCCTCATAACAGGCTCACGAGCCAGGCGCTGCCCAGGGGCACCACCGACGTCCGGCAGGTGCTGGAGGACCACGAAGGCCGTGTGTGGGTGTTTACGGGAAGTTTTCAACTCATCAGGAATGCCACCGTCTGGGGTTTTGCCCCGGACCGGTCGCCCCAACCCGCCGTCCCCTACGAAGCGCTCCAGGTGATGGAGGATAAGGAAGGTCTTTTTTGGATGGCCTCCCAGCACGGGATTGACATCACCGATCCCAGGGGGAGCCCGTTTACGTTTCATTCCGCCGATCCTTTTGGCCGTTTCCCCGGCAATCCAAAGGAAACCGTGACCCTCTTTCAATCCAGGGAAGGGGAGGTCTGGCTCACGAGCTATGGAGGCGGGTTCCTGGAGATGGGTCCCGACCTGGTGCCCAGGCGGCAATGGCTGTACCCGGCCGGTATGGGCGATTCGTCAAGCAGGGCGTGGGCGATGGAACAAATGGCCGACGGCCGTTTGTGGATCAGTTGTCAGCATGCGTGGATGTCGGTCCTCGATCCCCGCACCGGCCATATAGAAACGCTTCGACCGGACGCCCTGGAGGGGAAAACGGTGGTGGCGATGACCCGGGGAGGTGCGGACGATACCTGGCTGGGGCTCTATGACGGCCTCGCCTACCGGGATGGCCTTACGGGGCGCTTTCGGCGGGTGGCGCCGGCGTTGCCGTACCGTGGGTTTACCACCTCGGGGGTGACCTCGCTGTGGTACGAGCCGGGCGGGGCCGATGCGCGCAGCGCCCGCCCGGGCGGCACCCTCTGGGTCGGCACCAACAACATGGGCCTCCAGCGCTTCGACCCCGCCTCCGGCCGGTACCTCCGTCAATACGAGCCCCCCGCGTTGAGCAGCGCCCTGATCACCTGCATCGCCCCCATAGACGACAGCACCCTCGCCGTCGGCACCGCCACCGGGGGGATAAATTTTCTAAACAAAAACACGGGCAAGGCCACCTACCTGACGGCGGGCAATGGTCTGCCGTCCAACAATATCCTGGCCGTGGACGCCGGCAGCCCCGGGTACCTCTGGGTCGCTACGCCCGTCGGCATCTGCCGGATCCGCGAGGCGGATCGCCGCGTCACGGTGTACGACAAAGGGGACGGGCTGGGCCAGGAGATCCTTACCGGGATGCGGTTTTGCCGTTTGAGGGACGGGCGTATGCTGTTGGGTTGTAAGGGCGGGTTTTACAGCTTTGCCCCCGACAGCATGCCGGTGGAAGACCCACCCCCGGGGGTATTCATTACCGCATTGCGGCTGGAAGACCGGACCGTGGGTATGGACGCGTTGCTTCCGGGGAACCTTAGCGTAACGCTGCCGTATGACCGGGACGAGATCAGCATCGATTATGTGTCCCCCGACTACCTCAAGACCTCGGCCTATTTTTACGAGCTGTCGGGTTATGACCGCGACTGGGTGTCCGCGGGAATGGACCGGAGCGCCCGGTACCACCACCTGCCCGCCGGCCGGTATACCTTCCGGGTCCGTTGTCAAAACCAGGAGGGCTTGTTCGGTGGACGCGTGGGCAGCTTTGAACTGGTGGTCCTACCGCCGTTTTGGAAAACGGCTCCTTTCCTGGGTTTGTGCGGGATCGTCCTGGTCACCGTTGCCTCCCTCCTGTACCTGGGCCGGATCCGCCGGATCAAAGCCCGGCAGGCCCTGCGCAACCGGATCGCCGCCGACCTGCACGACGATATCGGGTCAAGCCTGAGCGGGATCAACATCTATAGCCGGATGGCACTTCACCGCCTGGAGGACGCCCCCGGTCTGCTGAACAAGATCAGCGACCGCTCGGAGAAAATGGTCGAAGCGCTCTCCGACATTGTGTGGTCGATCAACAGCCGGAACGACCAGATGGAGCAGGTCGTGGCACGCATGAAAGAATACGCGGCCGACATGCTCGAACCCCAGCTCATCCATTATTCGATAGAGATCCACGGCCCCGTCGAACGGCTGGATATGGACATGGCCGACCGGAAGGAATTCTACCTGATTTATAAAGAAGCCTTAAACAACGCCGTCAAATATGCCGGTTGTACCCGTGTCCATATCGTCCTGAGGGTCGAAGAACACAAGCTGGTCATGTCCCTCCGGGACAACGGCTCCGGATTCGACCCCGCCGCGGTCGCACAGGGCAATGGGCTGGCAAACATGAGGGCCCGGGCTAAAAAGCTCCGGGCCACGATTGAACTGGAGACTGGCCTTGGGTTGGGGACGGTGGTCACGCTGACCGTCCCCAAACGCTAATAATATGTAAAGGTTTCTTTTAACATCAGTTTCCCTGAAGCCGTCGTCCCCGTTATGGACAATACCCGGTGGTTGTTGTCGACGGAATAAGCGTAATTCTCCACAGAACGGAACACCTGGTTTCCCGGGAGGTATCCCACCGTGCTGACCTTGACGGGAAGGTCAAAGACCCGGTCGAAATAAGTATACAAAAAGCTGACCCCTGCGGAAGACTGGTTACCCATGATCCCATTGTAGGTATAGGAGATGGAATCGATCGTAGTGACACCAAGGGTGGTGGAACCGTATATGGCCAGGGTGATATCCTCCCCGGTATAGGTATAACCAACACGGCCTATTTGGGTGACCGAGCCGGAAACGGATTCCCTGAAGGTGTAGCCGGTACAAAGACCTGTACCATCGTAGATATACACCGTCCGGAGAACAACGGCTGCCTGACCATTGCTGCTGGTGGTGGTGATCACACTGTCCAGTTCGGTGTTCGAAGAGTTGACATAGTTCTTGACGTCACTTTGCTCCGTCAATGTATTGCTGCTGGTAGCGACCGATTGCGAACCCGTCACCTCTTCAAGGCCTGAACTGT
This sequence is a window from Dinghuibacter silviterrae. Protein-coding genes within it:
- a CDS encoding SusC/RagA family TonB-linked outer membrane protein, coding for MKLRQPKFPWVLGLFLFLQAHPTAAQSTAPVTAPSAAPVTAPSAAPAVAPSAAPAAAPSAAPAIAPSAAPAAAPSARTSDTLPPAKDTTKLPGSDSVKTVVADTTPAKPAAHAVAPPARAAAGAAADTLPKKPSFKGPEINGIVSGPNDYPLDSANVTTAGGLAIRAAADGSFKAPFVKGSFLLVSRRGYETVKVVMTAPGAILMVKLAKSATKEIQEVTVTALGISQKSRAVGYSIQEVGGQEVAVAKETNFVDALQGKLAGVNINANNGSMGGSTKVTIRGNKSITQTNDAIYVVDGVFMNNENVNSVGQQIGGGGYDYGSPIQDINPDDIQEISVLKGAAASALYGSRGQNGVILVTTKKGAPGRKFGVDYSLNVEAQQVYVLPKFQNEYGAGIGNSFDTLWYNQNPQYFKSPTSPAYSDPVRGGYDLMPQYSVDESWGPKLNGQLIRAYYSFDQDKGNPFFDQLTPWSPQPNNVKDFFNTGVTVNNSIAFGGSDDKATYRFSYGNMAQKFILPNSNQVRNNLSINASYKVNPWLTSVVAANYVSNNATGRPGTGFTGANPMLNFVEYGQRQLEDAKLRYYKFPDGTQLSWNRTSFSNPAPAFDDNIYWIRYMEPETDSRNRLFGQAGFDLKPVSWLTIQARIFMDMYHILQEERTAKDYFAGSYTRTDRQFQELDYQLLATARKNLDKNWDLNVTAGGNVEQQNDQYNTGAIPISEGLIIPGLYTLSNANGPVIYSGDIVRKQINSVFATGTLGYRDLLFLDVTGRNDWTSALAPGHNAYFYPSAALAFVFSDLLKARWLSFGKLRTSWAQIGNDITPYSIYDTYSAPGLFGTEPTMATNPVKNNPNLKPERSTEYEEGLEARFFRDRIGLDFTWYDRTTRDLIIPMQITPTTGYTNVYVNAGAVRNRGIEVELSGRPLDLKRFSWDIGINFARNSNKVTQLTVPNNPSQNEIVIATERRLHSVSDAAIKGQSLFALTGTDYTYLNGQKVVDSTGLYVPSAPGQVIGHTAPDFTGGVTNTLRWGNLSLSVLVDFQHGGNFFSYTNLYGEYSGTLAVTAANGIRENGIVAQGVYKDGSPNTTNIPAMTYFDADQGKRVNKANVYDASYVYLREVRLGYSLPAKWAERLKADALRLSLYGRNLWLIHSNAPNVDPSNIVNSDSNVQGLEGGALPSVRTFGLNLTASF
- a CDS encoding sensor histidine kinase, encoding MKRFVRIALVCCLLANRAIAQPLAVVRRLGFADGLADHAARHILQDKFGFIWIATDNGLQQFDGYRFTTYHHIPGDSTTIPSDQVTKVWALSDGMLLLATAFQGFCLFNPFTGKVIPMRKDPLLAKVDYAFGAAEDGQGNLWLTGQGALLSYRLSDGRCRSFDTLLKGRLDHFVGDLFFDAKGRLWISGAADGVFVLDPERGQLFGYGHNPDHLALLDQRLSLVAFYMDREQRLWVAQDGGRLLCYDIPHNRLTSQALPRGTTDVRQVLEDHEGRVWVFTGSFQLIRNATVWGFAPDRSPQPAVPYEALQVMEDKEGLFWMASQHGIDITDPRGSPFTFHSADPFGRFPGNPKETVTLFQSREGEVWLTSYGGGFLEMGPDLVPRRQWLYPAGMGDSSSRAWAMEQMADGRLWISCQHAWMSVLDPRTGHIETLRPDALEGKTVVAMTRGGADDTWLGLYDGLAYRDGLTGRFRRVAPALPYRGFTTSGVTSLWYEPGGADARSARPGGTLWVGTNNMGLQRFDPASGRYLRQYEPPALSSALITCIAPIDDSTLAVGTATGGINFLNKNTGKATYLTAGNGLPSNNILAVDAGSPGYLWVATPVGICRIREADRRVTVYDKGDGLGQEILTGMRFCRLRDGRMLLGCKGGFYSFAPDSMPVEDPPPGVFITALRLEDRTVGMDALLPGNLSVTLPYDRDEISIDYVSPDYLKTSAYFYELSGYDRDWVSAGMDRSARYHHLPAGRYTFRVRCQNQEGLFGGRVGSFELVVLPPFWKTAPFLGLCGIVLVTVASLLYLGRIRRIKARQALRNRIAADLHDDIGSSLSGINIYSRMALHRLEDAPGLLNKISDRSEKMVEALSDIVWSINSRNDQMEQVVARMKEYAADMLEPQLIHYSIEIHGPVERLDMDMADRKEFYLIYKEALNNAVKYAGCTRVHIVLRVEEHKLVMSLRDNGSGFDPAAVAQGNGLANMRARAKKLRATIELETGLGLGTVVTLTVPKR
- a CDS encoding MiaB/RimO family radical SAM methylthiotransferase; translation: MHEVLMDKTHDESRQGEAFAPFEGDPNAYAKKFYIESYGCQMNFSDSEIVASILQEQGFGATRNAAEADLVLLNTCSIREKAEQTVRKRLTEFRKAKDQKPGLLIGVLGCMAERLKAKLLEEEHLVDLVVGPDAYRSLPGLIEEAETGQKAVNVLLSREETYADISPVRLDSNGVTAFVSIMRGCNNMCSFCVVPFTRGRERSRDVASIVAECRDLYSRGYKEVTLLGQNVDSYYWVADQAPGAAGVPGAAGAPGAAGAPGAAGAPGAAGAPGAAGAPGAAGAPGAAVAPATITPAAVTTFADLLEAVASISPDLRVRFSTSHPKDITDAVLHAMARHENICKYIHLPLQSGSTRVLQMMNRTYTREWYMAKVDRIRELIPDCGISSDVIAGFCSEEENDHADTLSLMEYARYDMSYMFFYSERPGTLAARRYTDDITLEVKKRRLEEIVQVQNRLSLDSNRRDIGRTFTVLIEGDSKRSDQHWMGRNTQNKVIVFPKSGGAAPEKSGRAAEKGEGPAQKGGRALAKGDYVRVRVEDCTQATLIGSIAE
- a CDS encoding SusD/RagB family nutrient-binding outer membrane lipoprotein encodes the protein MTLLLASCTKTLESVNHDTTLPNTAPVEYLLTGAEVSSMGDVYDAAAAVNGYVGMEYAQYWAGTQSEASSRYQLDEGANNTLWSLYSGPLINLNQIIAVNRAQAGGPNPNQVAIAMILKAWMYELLTDVYGNIPYSQAQQGVANLTPAYDDSRTIYTGLVAQLDSAVAMMDSTKEGYKSGELFYNGNLTQWKRLAGSLKLRMGIRMADADPATAKTLVLSAVAAGVMQSGGTWTSPGTADDALFPYEVTAPYQNPFNAALRALNQFVVSSTLVNLMDSLQDPRLPKYMAYPDGGGSFKGKPYGLNMFGDDFNVYSFPDSFPPRGVYSPTFPGILMTYSEVQFDLAEAAARGYGLPLDAATYYAAGIKASMTFWGVTSDSAVNAYLARVPYNADDWRDCIGSQKWLALYQDGLQSWFERTRLDFRQPGGQALFIAPVAGSLDPTVSVVPYRLTYPVSEASTNAANYQKAAAAIGGDTKGTKLWWNKFN
- a CDS encoding aldo/keto reductase; this translates as MKKLGQTTLEVSPLMLGGNVFGWTADEKTSFAILDAFVDAGYNFVDTADIYSHWAPGHTGGESETVIGKWFRASGKRSKVVIATKVGGPMGKDDSKKGLKKDYILREVEDSLRRLQTDHIDLYQSHFDDTTLPVEEPLEAYAALVKAGKVRFIGASNFTPARLRAALAVEGLPHYASLQPLYNLMEREAFEKELEPICAEHGLGVVPYYSLAAGFLTGKYRTEADLGKSTRGGGVKKYLTPKGLGVLKALDEVSARHQTDLASVALAWLMARPTVTAPIASATSVAQLQSLFKGAQLELNSQDIVQLDLASAWKLPVANG